The proteins below are encoded in one region of Ricinus communis isolate WT05 ecotype wild-type chromosome 6, ASM1957865v1, whole genome shotgun sequence:
- the LOC8262806 gene encoding uncharacterized protein LOC8262806 produces the protein MLREIIVVLLIGLLAWAYQSTYPPPPKICGSPGGPPITAPRVKLRDGRHLAYKEHGVSREIAKHKIIYVHGFASTRHDCTTATNISPEVIEELGVYLVSFDRPGYGESDPDPKRTPKSLALDIEELADHLGLGEKFFVIGLSMGGQVVWGCLKYIPHRLAGATLIAPVVNYWWPGFPANLSKEAYSLKLPQDQWMLRIAHYTPCLTYWWNKQKLFPASAVVARRPEVFSPKDLELLPLVAKQKSKLEILQQGEFESLHRDMMIGFGKWEFDPMDLDSPFPNDEGSIHLWNGEEDRMVPVSLQRYIAQKLPWIHYHEVPGAGHLLPYVPGVSEAILKALLLAGK, from the exons ATGTTAAGGGAAATTATTGTGGTTCTGTTGATTGGGTTGCTGGCATGGGCATATCAGTCCACCTACCCTCCACCTCCCAAAATTTGTGGTAGCCCAGGCGGCCCTCCCATCACAGCACCTAGAGTAAAGCTAAGGGATGGAAGGCATTTGGCCTATAAGGAGCATGGTGTATCTAGAGAGATTGCCAAACATAAGATCATTTATGTTCATGGCTTTGCCTCCACCAGGCATGATTGTACAACTGCTACAAACATCTCTCCG GAAGTTATTGAGGAGCTGGGTGTGTATTTAGTGTCTTTTGACCGGCCAGGTTATGGCGAAAGTGATCCAGATCCAAAGCGAACTCCAAAGAGTTTGGCTCTTGATATAGAGGAGCTTGCTGATCATTTGGGACTGGGAGAAAAATTCTTTGTGATTGGTCTTTCTATGGGAGGCCAGGTTGTCTGGGGTTGCCTCAAGTACATCCCTCACAG GCTTGCTGGAGCAACATTGATTGCTCCTGTTGTCAACTACTGGTGGCCTGGATTTCCTGCCAACTTGTCTAAGGAAGCCTACTCCCTAAAGCTTCCACAAGACCAATGGATGCTACGTATTGCTCACTACACTCCCTGCCTCACCTACTGGTGGAACAAACAGAAATTGTTCCCTGCATCAGCTGTTGTAGCTAGAAGGCCTGAAGTTTTCTCTCCAAAGGATCTGGAGCTCCTTCCTCTGGTTGCCAAACAAAAATCCAAG CTGGAGATACTACAACAAGGAGAGTTTGAATCCCTGCATCGCGACATGATGATTGGATTTGGGAAATGGGAATTTGATCCCATGGATCTTGATAGTCCTTTTCCTAATGACGAAGGTTCCATTCATCTATGGAATGGTGAGGAAGACAGGATGGTGCCAGTCAGCTTGCAGCGTTACATCGCCCAAAAACTTCCCTGGATTCACTACCATGAGGTGCCTGGTGCTGGACATTTGTTACCATATGTTCCAGGGGTAAGTGAAGCTATTCTAAAGGCTCTTCTGCTAGCCGGAAAGTag